One segment of Natranaeroarchaeum aerophilus DNA contains the following:
- a CDS encoding DUF5815 family protein → MPEPRVPGSGGEELALPCGESVDPQRLDLGMRSFECSCGETHAVVMDVHPPSRFVPEFLVEVLRETIETDDEFDEFGTAHVMGVMMEEFPEDVVTLDKSDDGNVGYGLLWVTDFDDRKLHEIVVELLVELMEHAISHADSNEAMTAFEEQMLEFDVAEFVEQYRDERDLETEHDRAI, encoded by the coding sequence ATGCCTGAACCGCGAGTCCCCGGGAGTGGCGGCGAGGAACTCGCCCTGCCGTGTGGGGAGTCGGTCGATCCGCAGCGTCTGGACCTCGGGATGCGATCGTTCGAGTGTTCGTGTGGCGAGACCCACGCCGTCGTGATGGACGTCCATCCGCCCTCCCGCTTTGTCCCCGAGTTCCTCGTCGAGGTGCTCCGGGAGACCATCGAAACCGACGACGAGTTCGACGAATTCGGCACCGCCCACGTGATGGGCGTCATGATGGAGGAGTTTCCCGAAGACGTCGTCACGCTCGACAAAAGCGACGACGGGAACGTGGGCTATGGCCTGCTGTGGGTGACCGACTTCGACGACCGCAAGCTCCACGAGATCGTCGTCGAGTTGCTCGTCGAGCTGATGGAACACGCGATCAGTCACGCCGACAGCAACGAGGCGATGACCGCCTTCGAAGAGCAGATGCTCGAATTCGATGTCGCGGAGTTCGTCGAGCAGTACCGCGACGAGCGGGACCTCGAAACGGAGCACGATCGGGCGATATAG
- a CDS encoding DUF7124 domain-containing protein has protein sequence MNGGGDADMTLAFELTALQELADPGRVFEDARRWSEYVGVVSEKPTYVVTNFTRKNRIRQDFFSGPRGREESLDSVKEQFDTDRHVFVGTNEEDAALAEEVGWEYLPVEDAAEAAEWTLAEDDADEGIEAESGRDDWP, from the coding sequence ATGAATGGCGGCGGGGACGCGGATATGACTTTGGCGTTCGAGTTGACCGCACTCCAGGAGCTCGCAGACCCCGGTCGGGTGTTCGAGGACGCGAGGCGCTGGAGCGAGTACGTCGGCGTCGTCTCGGAGAAGCCGACCTACGTCGTGACGAACTTTACGCGGAAAAACAGGATCCGACAGGATTTCTTCTCGGGCCCGCGTGGGCGCGAGGAGAGCCTCGACAGTGTCAAAGAGCAGTTCGACACCGACCGTCACGTCTTCGTCGGCACCAACGAGGAAGACGCCGCGCTCGCCGAGGAAGTCGGCTGGGAGTACCTGCCCGTCGAAGATGCCGCCGAGGCCGCCGAGTGGACGCTCGCCGAGGACGATGCGGACGAGGGAATCGAGGCCGAATCGGGACGGGACGACTGGCCCTGA
- a CDS encoding winged helix-turn-helix domain-containing protein, whose product MTGDPSPDGPDEFPSEEEIPDEPMTVDDIDPFSVDDDDFEDIDDFAAAEWKTQSTADERVRTVINRTTTPKSASDISDTALVSETKARTTLNKLAEEGIVRSHQTDSGKLYSRDPEWQLLKQIRQLASSETLVNQIQRIKQELTEYKSKYDVNGPEELLISDKELDQNELDDISHWRTAERELSHLRAAYRLKEAKEQASIAVEPEDRRTGNQTTTPSNNQAPLQ is encoded by the coding sequence ATGACTGGCGACCCATCACCCGACGGCCCCGACGAGTTCCCCTCTGAAGAGGAGATCCCGGACGAACCGATGACCGTGGATGATATTGATCCATTCAGTGTTGATGACGACGACTTTGAGGACATCGATGACTTCGCCGCCGCAGAGTGGAAAACCCAGAGCACTGCGGACGAACGAGTTCGCACGGTGATCAACAGAACGACGACTCCGAAATCGGCGTCCGACATCTCAGACACAGCTCTCGTCTCAGAAACAAAAGCCAGAACGACACTCAACAAACTTGCTGAAGAAGGCATTGTTAGAAGTCATCAGACCGACTCTGGAAAGCTATACAGCCGAGATCCAGAGTGGCAGCTTCTCAAACAGATCAGGCAACTCGCCAGCAGTGAGACGCTTGTCAATCAAATCCAGCGAATAAAACAGGAACTCACAGAGTACAAATCCAAATATGACGTGAATGGCCCAGAGGAACTTCTGATTTCAGACAAGGAACTCGACCAGAATGAACTCGACGACATCTCTCACTGGCGGACAGCAGAACGAGAATTAAGCCACCTTAGAGCGGCATACCGCCTCAAAGAAGCAAAAGAGCAGGCTTCAATCGCAGTTGAACCGGAAGATAGGCGCACGGGTAATCAAACAACAACACCCAGCAACAATCAGGCCCCACTCCAATAA
- a CDS encoding glutaredoxin family protein gives MTFEPGSELSTEEVQERVDETLAENEVVLFMKGTELMPQCGYSRKALGLLTQYRDDVETVDVLEALDQYREALEEHSGWETIPQVFVDGEFVGGSDIVEELDERGELEPKLDA, from the coding sequence ATGACGTTCGAGCCCGGTTCCGAACTGTCCACGGAGGAGGTACAGGAGCGCGTCGACGAGACCCTGGCGGAAAACGAGGTCGTCCTCTTTATGAAAGGCACCGAGCTGATGCCACAGTGTGGCTACTCGCGGAAGGCCCTCGGCCTGCTCACGCAGTATCGTGACGATGTCGAGACTGTCGACGTGCTGGAAGCGCTCGACCAGTACCGGGAGGCACTGGAGGAACACAGCGGCTGGGAGACGATCCCGCAGGTGTTCGTCGACGGCGAGTTCGTCGGCGGGAGCGACATCGTCGAGGAGCTGGACGAACGCGGAGAGCTGGAACCGAAACTCGACGCCTGA
- a CDS encoding BolA family protein — MDQQDVADLIEAELPAAQVTVSRPRGVEDDDHLAAEVVSPAFEGKSLVEQHELVYDALGEHMTTDIHALELSTHTPEQYDG; from the coding sequence ATGGACCAACAGGACGTCGCCGACCTGATCGAGGCGGAGCTTCCCGCGGCGCAAGTAACAGTCTCCCGCCCGCGTGGCGTAGAGGACGACGATCATCTTGCCGCCGAGGTCGTCTCCCCGGCCTTCGAGGGGAAGTCGCTGGTCGAACAGCACGAACTCGTCTACGACGCGCTGGGCGAGCACATGACGACCGACATTCACGCACTTGAGTTGAGCACACACACGCCCGAACAGTACGACGGGTAA
- the carB gene encoding carbamoyl-phosphate synthase large subunit yields MTTDGTSGEEDRTILLIGSGPIQIGQAAEFDYSGAQACRALQEEGAKVVLVNSNPATIMTDPEMADEVYIEPITTEAIAEIIARERPDGVIAGLGGQTGLNVTAELAEEGVLDEYDVDIMGTPLDTIYATEDRDLFRKRMENIGQPVPASTTISLDEGESVAELTEEDLVDRVHDAVDEVGGLPVIARTTYTLGGSGSGVVHEMEELIERVRKGLRLSRNSEVLITESISGWVEYEYEVMRDADDSCIIICNMENIDPMGIHTGESTVVTPSQIVPDKGHQEMRTAALDVIRELGIQGGCNIQFAWHDDGTPGGEYRVVEVNPRVSRSSALASKATGYPIARVTAKVALGKRLHEIDNEITGETTAAFEPAIDYVVTKVPRWPKDKFDDVDFELTTAMKSTGEAMSIGRTFEESLLKALRSSEYDPEADWAGVDDDELESHYLERPSPDRPYAMFEAFERGYSVDEVVELTGIFEWYTERFKRIADSTLAAQNGDFTEAAIAGHTNATIAATAGADVDTVEQEVPGRSYKQVDTCAGEFKAETPYYYSSRKSEFESGPLKGDAAAGELEVDRDAESVIVVGGGPIRIGQGVEFDYCSVHAVRALRDLGIDAYVVNNNPETVSTDYDTSDGLFFEPITAEEVADVAEATGADGVMVQFGGQTSVNIGEPLEDELERRGLDCEIMGTSVEAMDLAEDRDRFNALMDDLGIAQPEGGTATSKEEALELAHEIGYPVLVRPSYVLGGRAMEVVYDDADLEEYIEEAVRVAKDKPILIDDFLEDAIELDVDAVADGEDVLIGGIMEHVESAGVHSGDSACMIPPRSLGRDVNRRVREVTEEIARALDTVGLLNVQLAVRDGEVFVLEANPRSSRTVPFISKATGVPIAKLAAKVMNGTSLSELDVDEQVPAQTSIKEVVLPFDRLPGSDPRLGPEMKSTGEVMGTADTFGKAYDKAQDSVGKPIPESGTAVVDLSADEFPDPDTEEGEELVERFTEYYDLCEAVDLIEAVKRGEVDLIISRNRELLETAVEEDVTYFSTTASAKAALEARKQADDPIDVRPVTDRPQRQEYWGQPKQ; encoded by the coding sequence ATGACTACCGACGGGACAAGCGGCGAGGAGGATCGTACGATCCTGCTGATCGGCAGCGGCCCGATCCAGATCGGACAGGCCGCCGAATTCGACTATTCGGGCGCACAGGCCTGTCGCGCGCTCCAGGAGGAGGGCGCGAAGGTCGTGCTGGTCAACTCCAACCCCGCGACGATCATGACGGATCCGGAGATGGCCGACGAGGTGTACATCGAGCCGATCACGACGGAGGCGATCGCCGAGATCATCGCCCGTGAGCGACCGGACGGCGTCATCGCCGGACTGGGCGGACAGACCGGCCTGAACGTCACCGCCGAACTCGCCGAGGAGGGTGTCCTCGACGAGTACGACGTGGATATCATGGGGACGCCGCTTGACACGATCTACGCGACCGAGGATCGTGATCTGTTCCGCAAGCGCATGGAAAATATCGGGCAGCCGGTTCCAGCGTCGACGACGATCTCGCTGGACGAGGGCGAATCGGTCGCTGAACTCACCGAAGAGGACCTCGTCGATCGGGTCCACGACGCCGTCGACGAGGTCGGCGGCCTGCCGGTCATCGCACGCACCACCTACACGCTCGGCGGATCGGGGTCGGGCGTCGTCCACGAGATGGAGGAGCTGATCGAGCGCGTCCGCAAGGGGCTGCGTCTCTCCCGAAACAGCGAAGTGCTGATCACGGAGTCGATCTCCGGATGGGTCGAGTACGAGTACGAGGTAATGCGTGATGCCGACGACTCCTGTATCATCATCTGTAACATGGAGAACATCGACCCGATGGGGATCCACACGGGCGAGTCGACGGTCGTCACGCCCTCCCAGATCGTCCCCGACAAGGGTCACCAGGAGATGCGCACCGCGGCGCTCGACGTGATCCGCGAACTCGGCATTCAGGGCGGCTGTAACATCCAGTTCGCCTGGCACGACGACGGCACGCCCGGCGGCGAGTACCGCGTCGTGGAGGTCAACCCACGCGTCTCCCGATCCTCCGCGCTCGCCTCGAAGGCGACCGGCTACCCGATCGCCCGCGTGACCGCCAAGGTCGCGCTCGGCAAGCGGCTCCACGAGATCGACAACGAGATTACCGGCGAGACCACGGCGGCGTTCGAGCCCGCGATCGACTACGTCGTCACCAAGGTGCCGCGCTGGCCCAAAGACAAGTTCGACGACGTCGACTTCGAGCTGACGACCGCGATGAAATCGACCGGCGAGGCGATGTCGATCGGGCGCACCTTCGAGGAATCGCTGTTGAAGGCGCTTCGCTCCTCGGAGTATGACCCCGAGGCCGACTGGGCCGGCGTCGACGACGACGAACTCGAATCCCACTACCTCGAACGACCCTCCCCCGATCGTCCCTACGCGATGTTCGAGGCGTTCGAGCGGGGCTACAGCGTCGACGAGGTTGTCGAACTGACCGGGATCTTCGAGTGGTACACCGAGCGGTTCAAACGCATCGCCGACTCGACACTCGCTGCCCAGAACGGCGACTTCACCGAGGCCGCCATCGCGGGCCACACCAACGCGACGATCGCCGCGACGGCTGGCGCGGACGTCGACACCGTCGAACAGGAGGTCCCCGGCCGCAGTTACAAACAGGTCGACACCTGCGCTGGCGAGTTCAAGGCCGAGACGCCGTACTACTACTCCTCGCGCAAGTCCGAGTTCGAGTCCGGACCGCTCAAAGGCGACGCCGCGGCGGGTGAACTCGAAGTCGACCGCGACGCAGAAAGCGTAATCGTCGTCGGCGGCGGCCCGATCCGGATCGGACAGGGCGTCGAGTTCGACTACTGTTCGGTCCACGCGGTTCGTGCGTTGCGCGACCTCGGCATCGACGCCTACGTGGTCAACAACAACCCCGAGACTGTCTCGACGGACTACGACACCTCCGATGGCCTCTTTTTCGAGCCGATCACGGCCGAGGAGGTCGCCGACGTGGCCGAAGCGACCGGCGCGGACGGCGTCATGGTCCAGTTCGGCGGGCAGACCTCCGTGAACATCGGCGAACCGCTGGAGGACGAACTGGAGCGCCGCGGGCTGGACTGTGAGATTATGGGTACGAGCGTCGAGGCGATGGACCTCGCGGAGGACCGCGACCGCTTTAACGCCCTGATGGACGATCTCGGGATCGCCCAGCCCGAGGGCGGCACCGCGACGAGCAAGGAAGAAGCCCTCGAACTCGCCCACGAGATCGGCTATCCCGTGCTCGTGCGCCCCTCCTACGTGCTCGGCGGGCGCGCGATGGAGGTCGTCTACGACGACGCCGACCTCGAGGAGTACATCGAGGAGGCGGTCCGCGTCGCCAAGGACAAGCCGATCCTCATCGACGACTTCCTCGAGGACGCGATCGAGCTGGACGTCGACGCGGTCGCCGACGGCGAGGACGTCCTCATCGGTGGGATCATGGAACACGTCGAGAGCGCTGGCGTCCACTCCGGCGACTCGGCATGTATGATCCCGCCCCGCTCGCTCGGCCGTGACGTCAACCGCCGTGTGCGCGAGGTGACCGAGGAGATCGCCCGCGCGCTGGACACGGTCGGCCTGCTGAACGTCCAGCTTGCGGTCCGCGACGGGGAGGTCTTCGTCCTCGAAGCGAACCCGCGCTCCTCGCGAACCGTCCCGTTCATCTCGAAGGCGACCGGCGTTCCGATCGCCAAACTCGCCGCAAAAGTGATGAACGGCACGTCGCTATCGGAGCTCGACGTCGACGAACAGGTTCCCGCACAGACCTCGATCAAGGAGGTCGTTCTGCCCTTCGACCGCCTGCCGGGCTCCGATCCGCGTCTCGGGCCGGAGATGAAATCGACCGGCGAAGTCATGGGGACTGCCGACACGTTCGGCAAGGCGTACGACAAAGCACAGGACTCGGTCGGCAAGCCGATCCCGGAATCCGGGACTGCCGTGGTCGATCTGTCGGCCGACGAGTTCCCCGATCCCGACACCGAGGAGGGCGAGGAACTGGTCGAGCGGTTCACCGAGTACTACGATCTCTGTGAGGCAGTCGATCTGATCGAGGCTGTCAAACGCGGCGAGGTCGATCTGATAATCTCGCGGAATCGTGAGCTACTGGAAACCGCCGTCGAGGAAGACGTCACCTACTTCTCGACGACGGCCTCGGCGAAGGCGGCACTAGAAGCACGCAAACAGGCGGACGATCCGATCGACGTCAGGCCGGTGACCGACCGCCCACAGCGCCAGGAGTACTGGGGCCAGCCAAAGCAGTAG
- a CDS encoding universal stress protein has translation MSSTVAGNGLTPSEEYTVLVAVNNPGNAEQLVRTAVDLAVANDGRVHVVSVIHKHHTSPFLLFEDEYIKSEFSGDRQRLVDRATSVAEEAGVPVADSLLVGSSVSGVLLDAIDEVDANAILLGWRGGSTASDRVLGTTIDPVVRRARCDVLVERVGLTTSTVGTILLPTVGGPHAELATEVTGAIAARNDATVDVLSVIKPGADDRERDTATGHIERSLELLPPEVETDRLVIESDDIAGTILDVGEDHDVIVLGATRQGVLTRRVAGSIPRTVGAETDRPFVMTKRRPDRSRLGELITRWWP, from the coding sequence ATGTCCTCGACAGTCGCGGGTAACGGACTGACGCCAAGCGAGGAGTACACAGTCCTCGTCGCGGTCAACAACCCCGGGAACGCCGAGCAACTGGTGCGCACGGCGGTCGACCTTGCGGTCGCAAACGATGGCCGTGTCCACGTCGTCAGCGTGATTCACAAACACCATACCTCGCCGTTTTTGCTGTTCGAGGACGAGTACATCAAATCCGAGTTCTCGGGCGACAGACAGCGGCTGGTCGATCGGGCGACGAGCGTCGCCGAGGAGGCCGGGGTACCGGTCGCCGACAGCCTGCTTGTCGGCAGCAGCGTCTCGGGCGTGCTCCTCGATGCGATCGACGAGGTCGACGCCAACGCCATCCTGCTGGGCTGGCGCGGCGGGTCGACCGCCTCGGATCGGGTACTGGGAACGACGATCGATCCGGTGGTTCGGCGTGCACGCTGTGACGTGCTGGTCGAGCGCGTCGGGCTGACGACGAGCACGGTCGGCACGATCTTGCTGCCGACCGTCGGCGGCCCACACGCCGAGCTCGCGACCGAAGTCACCGGGGCGATCGCGGCGCGGAACGACGCCACCGTCGACGTGCTCTCGGTGATCAAACCGGGCGCAGACGACAGGGAACGGGACACCGCTACGGGACACATCGAGCGCAGTCTCGAACTGCTACCTCCGGAGGTCGAAACCGACCGGCTGGTGATCGAGTCCGACGACATCGCCGGAACCATCCTCGACGTCGGGGAGGATCACGATGTAATCGTGCTCGGCGCGACCAGACAGGGCGTGTTGACCCGCCGGGTCGCCGGGAGCATTCCGCGGACGGTCGGTGCCGAAACCGATCGACCCTTCGTGATGACGAAACGGCGTCCGGATCGCTCGCGTCTGGGCGAACTGATCACACGCTGGTGGCCCTGA
- a CDS encoding pyridoxamine 5'-phosphate oxidase family protein — protein sequence MSPNPGILQGHTMDDAAIDRVLEANGVGVLSMALGGTPYSIPMSFGYAGDETLYFLLAGHSEDGKKMEFAEESEEASFLVYDVAADDEWKSVIVSGALARITPEEWDTAREAMIDNAYRPDLLTSIDVQSDPRVWSLDIETKSGRAMGTE from the coding sequence ATGTCACCGAATCCCGGTATTTTACAGGGGCATACGATGGACGATGCAGCGATCGACCGAGTACTGGAAGCAAACGGTGTCGGCGTCCTCTCGATGGCACTCGGCGGAACGCCGTACAGCATCCCGATGTCGTTCGGCTACGCGGGCGACGAGACGCTCTATTTTCTGCTTGCGGGCCACTCGGAGGACGGCAAAAAGATGGAGTTCGCCGAGGAAAGTGAGGAGGCGAGCTTTCTGGTGTACGACGTGGCTGCGGACGACGAATGGAAGAGCGTGATCGTCTCGGGCGCGCTTGCCCGGATCACACCAGAGGAGTGGGACACGGCCAGAGAGGCGATGATCGACAACGCCTATCGCCCGGACCTGCTGACCAGTATCGACGTCCAGTCGGATCCGCGGGTCTGGTCGCTCGATATCGAAACGAAATCGGGGCGGGCCATGGGCACCGAGTGA